The DNA window AGTCCATGGACAAATTAATATTTATCTAAGACAAGCATAGTCATGAGAGGATATCACCAAATCCTGGATTCACTGCTTTAGATCATAtatattgggggcagttaggtggcacagtagataaagcagcacccctagattcaggaggacctgagttcaagtctggcctcagacacttgacacttactagctgtgtgaccccgggcaagtcacttaaccctcactgtcctgcaaaaaaaattacaagagatCATTCATATCCTGACTATTCTCTAATagcagattgttgttgttcagtcaggtccaactctccatgaccccatggacaataCTGTCCataggggtttcttggcaaagatattggagtggtttgacatttccttctccagtggattaatgcaaacaggggtaaatgacttatccagggtcacacagctagtcagtgtctgaggctggatttgaactcaggtcttcctgattccagatctagtactctttccactgtgccacctagctgcctatccacaggtgagaaaactgagccaagtAAAATGATGTGCTCACATCCTTGATTAAGCCCAATCCCTATTCCCTGGCATCACACTTTATCCATAGCCTTGTCTACtttccctcttcaaccctccctctctcccctaacATCATTGGCTGTGCCCGTCTTCTCTGTCACAGCCAGCTCTAGCCCCATACCTTTTTTCTATTGGGTGAAATTTGGTGACATCACCACAATTTCTGATCCCCAGAAACCATGCCATTCCATTCTTCTCTCAGACCCAGCCAGCCATCAGGAAGGGCCCCTGACCCCCTTAGGTAGACAGATTTCTCTCTAAGACTCAACCCCCTTCTCCTTCATTACAACATAGAGTTGATATTGTTAGGACTGTAAGGAACTTAAGAGACCATATAGCCCAagatgctcattttacagatgaggcaacaaaGACCTAGAGAAATaatgtgacttatccaaggtcacacagcttagaagCCAACACCTAGTCTCTTGCCTTCTGcttccaaatccaatattctttctatcACACCAGACATCTTCTAAGTTGCCCTAAGCATGAGCTGTCTACCCTGATCCTAACATTTCTTGTGATTCTCCTCCAAGCCACAGACCTAGCCCCACATAAGACGAGGATAAGAGAGATAAAGGGTGAAGAGGtaggtgtcaaagaactggagtGAAGGTGAGGTTGGGGCAGCCCCAGTACCTTTCACTGGGTGGTCGGAGACTTGGCTGCATCAAACATCTTCTTCCGTCCCTCCATGCCAGACATGGCCTCCACGTTCTTACGCCAGTCACCCACCTCCACAGGCCGCTCCTGTAAGGCAGAGACATAGGCCAGAGTCGTAGGAGGAATGACAGTGCCGGGAGTTAGCCCAGACCTACCAACCATGAAGGAAAACAGgctagggaaaaaaatcaactcGTTCAACAAACACAAAGTCCCCTctcctgcttcccttcccttttggTCCCAGTTGAAAGAAGAAATACTGAGGTTCAAATGTCAAGGCACTGATTAGACCTTATGGGAAGAAGGAAGCAGCATGtatattggggggtgggggggatggttTATCAGTGGTTGTTATGAGATAGTCAGCTATGCCCTTTGTCATTATTTCAGCCCCAAGGACACTTTATTTCAGATGTAAATGTTTCAGTGGAAGGGTGATGTCTcactcttattctccttagtcCACTGCTTTACCACTGAGAGAAGCACAACTTCCTCTCAATCCCAGCCCTAACCAAGCAAGTAAGAGAGGGACCCCACAGGATGGTGGAGTTTGGTGATTACTTACACCCCAAACATCTCGAATAAGTTTATAGCTTCTCCTTTAGAAAGACATAAATAAACAATCAGACTCTAGTCTGAGACAATTGCTGTCCAACAGGAGATCCAGGATTACTCCTATAGCTGCAAGAGGAAGAAACAGTTGGTGGTTGAAGGGATgggtttggggagagggggggcCCCACCTTCTCTGTGTCCTCCTTCTTCACAGACTTGAGGTTGGCCCGCAGATCCATGGACACCTTGTGCTTTGAGCCCAGCAGGGCCCGGAGCATGGCATCTGCAGAGACACGGACCCTTCGCAGGGGTGGGCGTTTGAACTTTCCTCGAAGATCAAGCACTTTCAGCTTCAAGTCCTTGATCTGGTAGGAAGGATGGAGAAAGTAGCTCATTAAGAGGGGGAAACTTCAGAAGGACTCTTCTACCCATGGAGCTTTAGGAGTAGGGTCAAAGGGAACCCCCACCACTACTCCCCAGAAGATGATTTGTGAGATGTGATCAAGGTCCCAACACATGTGGTGGCTAAAGTTAGGTGGCCTTAGACATGCCTTCTAATTCTGATTCCAGGAATCTATGGACTCCACCAACCCTTGGGCCAGTCCTCCCAGGATCCCAGAGATAAAAGACTTTGCAGATTACACCTAACTATTCACCAGGGCCAAAAGGTGAGCCTAATTACCAGACCTGTCAAGCTAAGGAAGGCAGCCCTCAGTGAGATGCCTCATCTCTGCCCCCCTGCGCAGTGATGCTGTAACATCCACAAAGAGGGAAGTACCATTATAAGACTTACTTAGGGCATGTCCAGGTGGAGAACAGGATTAGAGCTGGAAATGATCTCAATGATCATCTGgcctaatctcctcattttatatgtcTGATGGACAGCATGGTACAACAGATAAAGCCCTGGATccatgtcaggaagacctgggttcaaatcctgcatccaACACTtgtttagctatgtgaccacaggcgAATGATAAACTCTCTGAGCTTCCAGTCCTTACTAACAAAATAGGGACAATGATACAGGTAGTATCTACCTCCACCAGTGCACATCAAAACACTGTACACATCAGTTACTAcgatttataaatgaagaaatggttGCCCATTGGGGAAAGTGATTTGAGCGAGTTGACATAGGTAGTAAGGAACAGAAAACCTTGGACTCACAATACCATGCTCTCTCTAAGATAGAGAGTTGTGGACTTGGTTTTCCCCCTAGTTCCTTTCAGATGCAGCCCTTGTTTCCTGTTTCAGACGGTGTACTAAGAAACACTCAGAGCAAGACTTGTCCATGGACATGAAACAAGAGAGCTGTCCATGGACACAAAGCCAGGTGTTAGAACTGCActtcaaaaccaggtcttcttactccaagACCCAGGCTGCAAATGTCGTGCTGTTCAGAAGACAAACCCAGAAATCTCTCacttattttttggtgaggcaatgggggttaagtgacttgcccagggtcacacagctagtaagtgtcaagtgtctgaggttggatttgaactcaggtactcctgaatccagggccagtgctttatccactgcaccacctagccgcccctaatctCTCACTTCTTAATGGGATACTGGGTAACGGGGGTCCTTGGCCATGGATGGTGATGCTCTATTCAGAGTCCTTAATTTCCCTATCACTTGTTGTAGtgaaaaggacattagatttggagtcaggagaaccaggATCAGGTCTGGGGTCTAACAGGTGATGAGTCTGTGAGCCATGAGTCACCTCTCTGAATTTCAGTgtcctcatgcataaaatgaatctttaaaaaaaaaaaagtgctacctTCCTCTGAGGATTTTTGCAAGGAAGACAGGTTTTAAACTTTAAATGAGTTCTAGAGATCATTGTTAGGCATTCACAGTATTACAGCTTTCCTCCAGGATTAGAACTCCCCATAGTCTATGGAAATCCTCACCTCCCGAGTGTTATGATTGCACTTGGCTTCAATGTCGTACCTCTCTTCATCCACAACCTCCACCTTAGCATGCAGCTCCCTGCACAGGTCCTGAGAGAAACACAGATTGAGAGAAACAATGAAATTAGCCCACAAGGCCCTGGGAGGCAAAATTCAAGACCTAGTCCCTTTgcctcatcatcttttttttgctTCCCCCCTCAAATTATGTGTTCCAGAAAGAAGTTAATAAACTTATTCACACTAAGGTACATATGGCTAATGAGGCTTAAAGTCTGCTCCTTCCCAGGGACATTTGCATCTTAACAAGGCCCTGAGTCTTAAGTCAAAGGGATGAATTTTTATCAGTGGAATTTCAGGCCAGCTAGATTGGGAAGTTTTCCTGGGGACAGAAGGGACTTTCCTAGTACCTAGTATGAAATTACTGCACTGCTAGGTGGGATCCAAATGGCCCTTCTTCTGAATAATCAATTGTTTCTCCCTCACCCATTCACCCTCCAGTTCTCTACCCACTGATATTACACCACACTCTCCTGCTTTCATTCCTAAGCCTGGCATGTCCTCACTCTAATTTTTCACCTATTACATTCCTATTCAACCTTCGATGCTCAATTGCTGTAAATATCTCACCTCCTCCATGCCCCCTGCTGCCAATCTTTCCTCCTCAGACCTCTTATAATGCTTTCCTGTGTCCCCCTCTAATGTCGTTATTGCATGCTATTATATATTCTAATTATCCACATTGGAGTCTTCTCCACCCACCACTGTGAGCTCCCTTAGGGTAAGGTCCCATCTAAACGTTGCCTCTTTCCAGATGCCTAGCACAGAGCTCTGCACACAGCAAaggcttaataaaagcttattataAGCAAATGTCTCCTCCATTCCCCACTCTGCCAAGCTCACCTGCAGGGCGCTGAGTGACAGGCCTCGGGTCTGGAGCGTAGGAATCCTTTCAGCCAGGTATCTGGCCTTCTCCGCTTCCTTCTCCTCGTGCTCTTGCTCCCAGCATTCCTTGGCTTTGGCCAGCATCAAGCTCTACAGGAGCACAGGGATGTGAGGGGAAGCACAGGGCCTGGGGCCTTTAGCCCTTCTCATTCTCCCCTTGGTCCCTTCCCCTGTAGCCAGCTGTCGCATTTGAAGGGAAAGGACACCTACCATGCTGCACTAGGCTGCTTGGACAAAGCTGGTGCCGAGTGTGTATGTCTGAGTGTGTCTGTCACGGGGGCTTCCTGCACTTCCATACGCAGGACAGAACAGGCGTAATGAATTGCAGGGAGTATATGCATGAGAGGTTCTTCCATGGCACTTGTGCAGATGTGGATAGACTGAGAAGGCCACGAGCCAGGGTGATGCATGTGCCCAAGTCACTTTCCATCatacctcctccttcccttcttttaacCCTGACTCCTCCAGACTCACTGAGCTCTAGAGTAATGTGCCTCCTGCCTCTCACCACCATCTACACCTCCTCCATCCCAGGGACTAATCAGAACACTTCTCAGGCACCCAGGATGAATTGTCGGCCCACCCTTTGTGCACTGGTGCATTATGGGAGAGAGAGGGTAGGTTCTGAGGGAGCCAGGCTCCTATCATCTTTTGCACCCTGTGGCAAGGCTTAGGGACTTTATCTAGACACATGCACGTTCTCTACTGGTCCTGGCTCACCTGGGTTCTGGGGAGCTCCCTGACCAAAAGGCCTGAGTCTCCACTATCAGATGGAGaccttcttgagggaagggactatttcccttccatcttgGAAGATTCTTAGGGGCGGGGACTATGTTTCCTCCATCGGGCAAGGAGCTCACCAAAGGTAGGAACTATTTCTTCCCCACAGATTGGGAACTTCTTAAGGTTAAAGACCCTATCTCTCCTTCCTGTGGATTCTATCACAGTACAAGGTTCTGTACACGTGAACACGGATGTCAGTGCTGTTAGCTGATGGACCCATCTGCTGattagaacactgggcttggaaatGAACATCTCAGGCTAGCAGAGAAACTATATGATTGCAGGATATGGGGACAGGAAGGGACAGGAACTCTCATAGCCAGGTAAGCCATATACCTTCTGTTCATCCTCCAGGACTGAACTCCATCCTCAACTCTTCCCATTTGGAAGTACCCAGAGAAGCTGTGGGTTCAGACTCACCTTTAGCATGAGTTTGCGGGAAGCAGTGATCTTGGATTTTctctgagaaggaaaaagaaaaaaatgggagaggCAGACAAGAGAAATATTGCGGGCCTGGAATTCTGAAGTGGGGTGAGATTTGGAGGGCAATTTGCCTATTAATAGCCAGAATCTCCCCTTAGAAAGCTCCTCTGTTGGATTGATTTGAGAGCCCTGAATTTAGGAAAAGTGACTATAAGTTTGCTTAGAAGACAAGAGACCTGGCTAGGTTCTAGTCCAGACTGTGTGACCATCAGCAAATCATTCCTGCTCATCTtcctgaaccttagtttcctcatttgtaaaatgaaaataataaccaCTTCCTCACCTATCTCCAGGGATGttgtaaagacaaaataaaatattgaatatgaAATGACCTTGAAATGCATAGATAGTGTTATGATGATTCAAGTTATTATAATGATGAATGATGCTGGTAACAGTCACACATCACCATTTAGGAATGAGTTGAACCCCACAAGTAATTTTTCCATGTAACTGAAAATTAGAAAtgacataatttttattttattttaatcatttgggattaaaatctttctaaaacataAGACTCACTCTCCTGGTTTCTTAAACAGAACTTTTAAacacaattttcattttcttttctttatggaTATCAGAGGCTATCCTAAGACCAGATACCCTTGGCGGTCATTGAGGTGGGTGGGACTATATGACCGGACATTAAACAGTCCCAGGCTTctgtattttttgtgttttgtttcctgcttttttataattttcctgtctcctccccctATGTGAGTCTGTCTGCTGTCACGTCTTGCTATTATCAGCATTCATCCTGCCCTATTATTCTAATTGAAACGACTAATCTGCTGTAGAGCCGGAAACCAGATAAAGAATTTGTTAGAATTGTatctaaaataaaagtaaatatactCTGAGTGAGGGGTTTTCCTTTGAGTAAAATAAATAAGCTTTAATGTATGGACTTGATGACATAAAGAGCAATGGGATATTGTTGGAAGAGGCTTGGATttgatataaaaggaaataagtttgaatcctggctttgctacttacaatttgaccttggataagtcactttcccactctgggactcagtttcctcatctgtaaaagggggtggGCTCTAGATGACCTTTTCCAGCTTTAGATCCTATGATCTACCTTGGCAGCCCAGAGACCAGTTTTGCTCATTTCCTGGTTCTCCCTTATACTCCAGACAGGTGAGTTTGCCAgataagtgaagtgacttgtaaCTATAAAAATAGCCATGGCTAAATTATCCCCTGTGAATTCtccaaaattatttaatttcagaCTATGATACTGCATGTGAAAACTTGGAAAGGGCAGGGGAGGCAGAACTAGATTGAGAGCCACTTCTTTGAATTAACCATTTTATTACTTCAAAAGTTCTACCTAAGTTGCATACCCCTTATTTTCTGTTTACTTCTTCCTTGAATTATTGAGTAAAGTTTTACTTCGATCCATTTGTTTTCTATTAAGATAAATTAGGGGATGAAGGGGGTTGTGTTGCATTGGTCTGAGGAACTGGAGGGTGGCAGGAACCCTAAAAGAATCCAAGAAAGAGGGGCTGGTGGTAGCTACAAGGTAATTTTCCAAAGTACACGGAGAATGAGGCTGGGCTCTGTCTGGTAATGTTAattccttgtatccccagggcaTTTTCTTACATAGAATTTCCCTGCCACCCAAGACATCTGTGGGCCCCTTCCTTTCATCACCTATCAATGTGGTCTCAGGGATAGCAGGTCTTTTTAAATATGAGACCCAGGAAAACAGCGTGTAAATCTATAGTCCCTCAAATATCCCTCAAGGGATCCTCAGGCTGTTTTGAATTATATGTCAATGCTCCCTTC is part of the Dromiciops gliroides isolate mDroGli1 chromosome 4, mDroGli1.pri, whole genome shotgun sequence genome and encodes:
- the TNNI1 gene encoding troponin I, slow skeletal muscle, encoding MLKSLMLAKAKECWEQEHEEKEAEKARYLAERIPTLQTRGLSLSALQDLCRELHAKVEVVDEERYDIEAKCNHNTREIKDLKLKVLDLRGKFKRPPLRRVRVSADAMLRALLGSKHKVSMDLRANLKSVKKEDTEKERPVEVGDWRKNVEAMSGMEGRKKMFDAAKSPTTQ